One Nicotiana sylvestris chromosome 12, ASM39365v2, whole genome shotgun sequence genomic window carries:
- the LOC138883313 gene encoding uncharacterized mitochondrial protein AtMg00860-like → MSFVLTNAPAAFMHLVHNVFQPYLDSFFIVFIDDILVYSRSWEDHEKHLRTVLQTLKERQLYAKFLKCEFWLDSVAFLGHVVSSEGIQVDPKKIEVMQSWPRPFSATMIRSFLGLAGYYRRFMERFSLIAAPMTRLTQKGAPFQWTKECVLKRNQGIGGRMTQKEGNPKHLSEEEKDSGKCILELLAKVQSAEENV, encoded by the exons atgtcatttgtgctaactaatgccccagcagcttttatgcacTTGGTGCATAATGTGTTccagccgtatcttgactcgttcttcattgtttttattgatgatattctggtgtattcccggagttgggaagatcatgagaaacacctgaggactgtgcttcagactttgaaagAGAggcagttatatgctaagttcttgaaatgtgagttttggttggattcagtggcattcctaggccacgtggtatcgagtgagggcattcaagtggatccgaagaaaatagaggtcatgcagagttggcccagaccattctcAGCTACCatgatccgcagtttccttggtttggcaggctactaccgtcgttttatgGAGAGGTTTTCATTGATTGCAGCccccatgaccaggttgacccagaagggtgctccgttccagtggacgaaggagt GTGTGCTGAAAAGGAATCAAGGCATTGGAGGAAGAATGACACAGAAAGAAGGAAATCCTAAGCATTTAAGTGAAGAGGAGAAGGACAGTGGAAAGTGCATTCTAGAACTTTTAGCAAAAGTGCAGTCTGCAGAAGAAAATGTGTGA